In Salmo salar unplaced genomic scaffold, Ssal_v3.1, whole genome shotgun sequence, the genomic window gtttgaacgaacgtaaatcattttttttgtacttttgtggcgACATGTTCCATGCACtttgtacattttgagtagccttctgaacgcgctaacaagaaggagctatttggacataaatgattaactttttcaaacaaaacaacatttgttgtggacctgggattcctggaagtgccttctgatgaagataatcaaaggtaagggaatatttacaatagtatatttgattttagatggttccaagatggcgctaacctgtatcgcctatttttctgagcatagcacctcgtttattgcaaagtgtgatttcccagtaaagttatttttaaaatcTGTAAATGCGgtggcattcacgagatgttaatctataattttttgaatgacaatattatattttaccaacgTTTTCGAATAGTATTTTAGTAAATTGTAGAGCTGATTCACCGGCGGTGTtgaagggaaaatattttctgaacatcacgctgatataaaatgctgtttttatatataaatatgaagttgatagaacaaaagaatgcatgtattgtgtaacatgatgtcctgggagtgtcatctgatgaagattgtcaaaggttagtgcttcatttagctgtgttttgggtatttgtgatgcatgtggttggtcggaaaatgacggtgtggttatttgtgtcgatgtactctcctcacataatataatgttttgcttttgctgtaaagcctttttgaaattggacaacgtggttcgattcaggagaggtgtaaaagacggtgtaaaatagtcatatgtttgagaaattgaagttatagtgtatctataaaacggtgtaacgGTGTAACATCTCAAAGATGTTTGATAaatagaaattattagatttgtggttttgaatacGGCGCTCTGATTTTTAACAAAAATCGATGCCGCTTAACGGGATTGTAGCGTCCAGAAGTTTTTAAAAAcaatcttatttaaaatgactactggggaacagtgggttaactgctttgttcaggggcagaacgacagatttttaccttgtcagctcaggggatttgatccagcaatctttcggttatTGGCTCAACtctcatgttggtattacagactcagccaAGGAGAGGTTATAAATGTCAGTGAGACACAAgtttgtcagcgcatgctctgagtacacatcctggtaatccgtctggccctgcggctttgtgattGTTAACTGTATATGAAGTATTACATAAATAAGCAAAATGTTTGAGcaacaattaaatgtaatctaCAAGGGCTCATGACATGGTGGGAGCTATGGATATTAGATTATAACTGACCAGGACATAATCTGGAGATAGATTTACTGTCTCTGTTAtcttatgacagaccagctagatctactgtctctgcgTTTTCACCAAACAAAACGCAGATTTTCTCCAGAGCAGGTAGTTGAAGAATTGCTTCAATTCTTCTTTATAATAGGAAAGtatattttttattacatttcagGACATATATACCTCTGAGTCATATTTGGAGAAGGAAGTCCTGCTCATTCTCTAGTCACCTCATCCATAGCATTTCTTCCCTGTTTTTCTATGACACTttgaaaaaaggttccaaaagggtttttcgagaaccctttttggttccaggtagaaccctctgtggaaatggaatttgtcccaataattacagagaaCACTGCATATACCACAATATCTATTAACTACCCAACACTGACCCTAACTACCTACCCTACGCTGTCCCAAGAATTACAAAGGGGCAGCATGTAGCCTTGTGGTTAGGATAGTATTCTACCCTCATCAGGTTAGACAGCTAGAGAATAGCCTCTCCCTGCTGTGTTTCAGCATCTCTTTCAGAATATTTTATAATTTACTTAGacaatgcatctctctctctctctctctctctctctcagatttcGCTCTTCCAGCATCTCTGATTGTCAGTCCTGACTGATCTCAGTTCTTTGAAaatgagtctgtctctctgagctgtctctctgagctgtgaggTTCAGGGGAACTCTGCTAGGTGGAGAGTGGTGAGGAACACATCGAGAGGAATCCTTTCAGAGTGTAGTACTGACTGGGGAAAACAACAAGGGTCTTCATGCATTGTATCACTAATACCATCAGACAGTGGAGTGTACTGGTGTGAGTTTGGGTCTGGAGAACACAGCAATGCTGTCAACATCACAGTACCTGGTATGTCCACAAACACCATCTACTAACATTATAGTGTTTAGTGGTTCATCTGGTTTCAGATAAGCTGAtgttatgtttatatattatgtttatatattatatacagctggagctgtgatcctggagagacctgtttatatatgatgtttatatattatatacagctggagctgtgatcctggagagccctgtttatatatgatgtttatatattatatacagctggtgctgtgatcctggagagacctgtttatatatgatgtttatatattatatacagctggagctgtgatcctggagagacctgtttatatatgatgtttatatattatatacagctggagctgtgatcctggagagacctgtttatatatgatgtttatatattatatacagctggtgctgtgatcctggagagacctgtttatatatgatgtttatatattatatacagctggtgctgtgatcctggagagacctgtttatatatgatgtttatatattatatacagctggagctgtgatcctggagagacctgtttatttatgatgtttatatattatatatagctggagctgtgatcctggggAGTCAATCTGAATCTGGTGTACATTTATATcagttagcagacgctcttatccagagcgacttacagattggtgcattcaccttatgatatccagtggaacaaccactttacaatagtgcatctaaatcttttaagggggggggggggggttagaaggattactttatcctatcccaggtattccttgaagtggtggggtttcaggtgtctccggaaggtggtgattgactccgctgtcctggcgtcgtgagggagcttgttccaccattggggtgcaggagcagcgaacagttttgactgggctgagcgggaactgtgcttccgcagaggtaggggggccatcaggccagcggtggatgaacgcagtgcccttgtttgggtgtagggcctgatcagagcctgaaggtacggaggtgccgttcccctcacagctccgtaggcaagtaccatggtcttgtagcggatgcgagcttcaactggaagccagtggagtgtgcggaggagcggggtgacgtgagagaacttgggaaggttgaacaccagacgggctgcggcgttctggatgagttgtaggggtttaatggcacaggcagggagccccgccagcagcgagttgcagtaatccagacgggagatgacaagtgcctggattaggacctgcgccgcttcctgtgtaaggcagggtcgtactctgcaaatgttgtatagcatgaacctacaggatcgggtcaccgccttgatgttagcggagaacgacagggtgttgtccagggtcacgccgaggctcttagcactctgggaggaggacacaatggagttgtccaccgtgatggcgagatcatggaaagggcagtccttccccgggaggaagagcagctccgtcttgtcgaggttcagcttgaggtggtgatccgtcatccacactgatatgtctgccagacatgcagagatgcgattcgccacctggttgtcagaagggggaaaggagaagattaattgtgtgtcgtctgcgtagcaatgataggagagagcatgtgaggatatgacagagccaagtgacttggtgtatagcgagaataggagagggcctagtggtgagagcacgtggtgcggagacggattctcgccacaccacctggtaggagcgacctgtcaggtaggaagcaatccaagagtgagccgcgccggagatgcccaacttggagagggtggagaggaggatctgatggttcacagtatcaaaggcagcagataggtctagaaggatgagaacagaggagagagagttagctttagcagtgcggagagcctccgtgacacagagaagagcagtctcagttgaatgaccagccttgaaacctgactgatttggatcaagaaggtcattctgagagagatagcaggagagctggccaaggacggcacgttcaagagttttggagagaaaagaaagaagggatactggtctgtagttgttgacgtcggagggattgagtgtaggttttttgagaaggggtgcaactctcgctctcttgaagacggaagggacgtagccagagttcaaggatgagttgatgagcgaggtgaggtaagggagaaggtctccggaaatggtcaggagaagagaggaggggatagggtcaagcgggcaggttgatgggcggccggccgtcacaagacggaagatttcatctggagagagaggggagaaagaggtcaaagcacagggtagggcagtgtgagcaggaccagcggtgtcgtttgacttatcaaacgaggatcggatgttgtcgaccttcttttcaaaatggttgacgaagtcatccgcagagagggaggaggggggggagggggaggaggattcaggagggaggagaaggtggcaaagagcttcctagggttagaggcagatgcttggaagttagagtggtagaaagtggctttagcagcagagacagaggaggaaaatgtagagaggagggagtgaaaagatgccaggtccgcagggaggctagttttcctccatttccgctcgactgcccggagccctgttctgtgagctcgcaatgagtcgtcaagccacggagcaggaggggaggaccgagccggccgggaggataggggacatagagagtcaaaggatgcagaaagggaggagaggaggtttgaggaggcagaatcaggagattggtcggagaaggattgagcagagggaagagatgataggatggaagaggagagagagagcgaaggttgcgacggcgcaataccatctgagtaggggcagagtgagtagtgttggaggagagcgagagggaaaaggatacaaggtagtgatcggagacttggaggggagttgcagtgagattagtagaagaacagcatctagtgaagataaGGTcaagccttgtgagtaggggggggacggtgagagggtgaggtcaaaagaggagaggagtggaaagaaggaggcagagagaaatgagtcaaaggtagacgtagggaggttaaaatcacccagaactgtgagaggtgagccatcctcaggaaaggaacttatccaggcgtcaagctcattgatgaactctccaagggaacctggagggcgataaatggtaaggatgttaagcttgaatgggctagtgattgtgacagcatggaattcaaaggaggagatagacagatgggtcagaggagaaagagagaatgtccacttgggagagatgaggattccagtgccaccaccccgctgaccagatgctctcggggtgtgcgagaacacgtggtcagatgaggagagagcagtaggagtagcagtgttttctgtggtaatccatgtttccgtcatggccaagaagtcgagggactggagggtagcataggctgagatgaactctgccttgttggccgcagaccggcagttccagaggctgccggagacctggaactccacgtgggtcgtgcgcgctgggaccaccaggttagagtggcagcggccacgcggtgtgaagcgtttgtttggcctgtgcagagggttagagaacagggatagactgacacatagttgataggctacaggagaggctacgctaatgcaaaggagattggcatgaaaattaactaaacaactggggaagcgagagagcagggcctccctcactaacctttcactgaaacactaaaataTAACTTTCCTAGCTTCcactagaaattataattgatgtaaactacagtggttcaatgtttccaggaataggctcaaacttagtttattccactagataacttggtacagtattcttccgtgaaaacccacctagtgcactgtgtcctatgacgccgtagctaactagctaactagcatgctagcatcctataacacacggttagcaccaatacttggttacaacaagctaccaatggatcattcgtgtccgtgtctagttcataacgcagaaggaattaaacgttggctagctaacacaaagtcagtcctgctagctacacaagtggcctacacatctcgaatgttcagaaagttaagtttacgttgcaaaaatcttatagACTAAAAAAGATACAACTAGctggtagggttagctagctagcaggggGTGCGTTGTTGACTATGTTAGAGAATGTAGCTGGCTACctaacctcgatagttactctgtactacgcctttatcttgatacaaagacaactatgttacattacactagtcaaatcgttccgttgtaatgtatatagTTTCTGCAATACTGctaattggtaaagttggctagcaagCAGTGGCTGTGATGTTGTTGACGCCGTTTCGAAAACGGCGCGAATGAACGAatgcagctggctagctaaccttgttagtttctcaaagctacacctttatccttgatacaaagacagcagagacaactatgtagctagctaacaatacactaatcaaatcgttccgttgtaatgaaatgtaatgtaatgaaattaaatgtaatgCGTGAGGTACAGCACGACTACTTGCTCCAGCACCCGGAAGCGTGTAGACTGGTTGAACAAATCACTAATTAAAGTTGAACTCCGACTTGATACAGACTCAGCTgtggaatatatttcaatattGCATAGCTATCAGACTAAACCTCTCTAcgtatctttctctttctctctctctctctttctcagttctCTTTAATCCAGCCTCTCTGAGTGTCAGTCCTGACAGATCTCAGTTCTTTAAAttagagtctgtctctctgagctgtgaggTTCAGGGGAACTCTACTGGATGGAGAGTggtgaggaacacagagagaggaatcCTTTCAGAGTGTAGTACTGACTGGGGGAAACAACAATGGTCTTCATGCATCGTGTCGCTAATACTATCAGACAGTGGAGTGTACTGGTGTGAGTTTGGGTCTGGAGAACACAGCAATGCTGTCAACATCACAGTACATGGTATGTCCACAAACACCATCTACTAACATTATAGTGTTTAGTGGTTCATTTggtttcagatagctgatgttatgtttatatatgatgtttatatattatatacagctggagctgtgatcctggagagccctgtttatatatgatgtttatatattatatacagctggtgctgtgatcctggagagacctgtttatatattatgtttatatattatatacagctggagctgtgatcctggagagccctgtttatatatgatatgtatatattatatacagctggtgctgtgatcctggagagacctgtttatatatgatgtttatatattatatacagctggtgctgtgatcctggagagacctgtttatatatgatgtttatatattatatacagctggtgctgtgatcctggagagccctgccctTCCTGTGACTGGGGGAGATTCTGTGACTCTGCGCTGCAGATATCAGGGAACTCGCTCTGACCTCACAGCTATTTTCTACAAAGATGGATCCCTCATCAGGGCTGAGACTACAGGAGAGATGACCATCCCTGCAGTATCCAAGTCAGATGAAGGACTCTACAAGTGTACCAACTCTGAAGGAGAATCACCAGAGAGCTGGATGACTGTGACAGGTGAGAATATGAGAAACCTTGACATTCAGATTATATGGTTCTTCTTTACACTGTTAAGTTTGATACGTTATATTCATAATATATTCATAATAATTTGTGTTCTCGCTTGGTCATTAGAcccaatacatacagtaccagtaaaaagttggacacacctactcattcaagggtttttctttattttttactattttctagaataatagtgaagacatcacaattatgaaataacacatatggaatcatgtagtaaccaaacaagtgttaacctctctgggctaggcgggacgaattcgtcccacctacgtaacagccagttgaatcctgtggcgcgattttcaaaacctttgaaatgctattacttcaatttctcaaacatatgactattttacagctatttaaagacaagactctcgttaatctaaccacactgtccgatttaaaaaaggctttacaacgaaagcaaaatattagattatgtcagcagagtaccaagccagaaataatcagacacccatttttcaagctagcatataatgtcacaaaaacccagaagacagctaaatgcagcactaacctttgatgatcttcatcagatgacaaccctaggacattatgttatacaatacatgcatgtatgttttgttcaatcaagttcatatttatatcaaaaaccagctttttacattagcatgtgacgttcagaactagcataccccccgcaaacttccggggaattcgctaacaatttactaaattactcacgataaacgttcacaaaaagcataacaattattttaagaattatagatacagaactcctctatgcactcgatatgtccgattttaaa contains:
- the LOC123724023 gene encoding low affinity immunoglobulin gamma Fc region receptor II — translated: MECTCLLLLLLSTLVYCSLGQGGVLFNPASLSVSPDRSQFFKLESVSLSCEVQGNSTGWRVVRNTERGILSECSTDWGKQQWSSCIVSLILSDSGVYWCEFGSGEHSNAVNITVHAGAVILESPALPVTGGDSVTLRCRYQGTRSDLTAIFYKDGSLIRAETTGEMTIPAVSKSDEGLYKCTNSEGESPESWMTVTDGGSTSSSSPPSSLLPSSLILPLSVSGLVAALAISLIILLVLFCKKRNKHVAAEPRDVTYADVRITQDPEPRRRREKSPGADPVYSAVKTSNTTVTLFIRTSWWVEKDALFSSGE